Proteins from a single region of Geothrix sp. PMB-07:
- a CDS encoding bifunctional 4-hydroxy-2-oxoglutarate aldolase/2-dehydro-3-deoxy-phosphogluconate aldolase, translating into MKLEHMLQASPVLPVIALERLDQALPLAEALLEGGLSALEITLRTPVGLDAIRLISHRFPGARVGAGTVTTPEALRQVEEAGAAFAVSPGLTPALIAAARESSIPLLPGVMSPSEVMATVEAGFRLLKLFPAEQVGGVGMLKALAGPFPGLRFCPTGGVTPESAPAYLSLPNVICVGGSWLTPKASLDAGDWKVIMDLARRAAALAH; encoded by the coding sequence ATGAAGCTCGAACACATGCTCCAGGCCTCTCCGGTGCTGCCCGTCATCGCCCTGGAGCGTCTGGACCAGGCCCTGCCCCTGGCAGAGGCCCTGCTCGAAGGTGGCTTGTCCGCCCTGGAGATCACCCTCCGCACGCCGGTCGGCCTGGACGCCATCCGCCTCATCAGCCACCGCTTTCCCGGGGCCCGGGTGGGCGCCGGCACCGTGACCACGCCCGAAGCCCTGCGCCAGGTGGAAGAGGCTGGCGCCGCCTTTGCCGTGAGCCCCGGCCTCACCCCCGCCCTCATCGCCGCGGCGCGGGAAAGTTCCATTCCGCTGCTGCCAGGGGTCATGAGCCCTTCAGAGGTGATGGCCACCGTGGAGGCGGGATTCCGCCTCCTCAAACTCTTTCCCGCCGAGCAGGTCGGTGGCGTCGGCATGCTCAAGGCTCTGGCGGGCCCATTTCCGGGCCTGCGCTTCTGTCCCACCGGTGGCGTGACTCCAGAAAGCGCTCCCGCTTATTTATCCCTGCCCAACGTCATTTGCGTGGGCGGATCCTGGCTGACACCCAAGGCTTCACTGGACGCAGGCGACTGGAAGGTCATCATGGATCTGGCCCGTCGGGCCGCGGCCCTCGCCCACTGA
- the gap gene encoding type I glyceraldehyde-3-phosphate dehydrogenase, with protein sequence MAIKVGINGFGRIGRMVFRAAVQNFQDIEIVGINDLLEPDYLAYMLQYDSVHGRFKGTIAVEGNTLIVNGKKIRLTAVKDPAELKWNEIGVDVVIECTGLFLTQETCQKHIAAGAKKVIQSAPSKDDTPMFVFGVNDKTYAGQTIISNASCTTNCLAPVAKVLNDAFGIKRGLMTTVHAATATQKTVDGPSNKDWRGGRGILENIIPSSTGAAKAVGKVIPELNKKLTGMAFRVPTSDVSVVDLTVELNKETTYEAICAAMKAASEGPMKGILGYTDQKVVSTDFRGESCTSVFDAEAGMALDGTFVKVVSWYDNEWGYSSKVLEMVRVISK encoded by the coding sequence ATGGCGATCAAAGTTGGCATCAATGGCTTCGGCCGCATCGGACGCATGGTGTTCCGCGCCGCCGTCCAGAACTTCCAGGACATCGAGATCGTGGGCATCAACGATCTGCTCGAGCCCGACTACCTGGCCTACATGCTGCAGTACGACTCGGTGCATGGCCGTTTCAAGGGCACCATCGCCGTGGAGGGCAACACCCTCATCGTCAACGGCAAGAAGATCCGCCTCACGGCCGTGAAGGATCCCGCCGAGCTGAAGTGGAACGAGATCGGCGTGGATGTGGTCATCGAGTGCACGGGCCTCTTCCTCACCCAGGAGACCTGTCAGAAGCACATCGCCGCCGGCGCCAAGAAGGTCATTCAGAGCGCCCCCAGCAAGGACGACACGCCCATGTTCGTCTTCGGCGTGAACGACAAGACCTACGCCGGGCAGACCATCATCAGCAACGCCTCCTGCACCACCAACTGCCTGGCCCCCGTGGCCAAGGTGCTGAATGACGCCTTCGGCATCAAGCGCGGCCTCATGACCACCGTGCATGCCGCCACCGCCACCCAGAAGACCGTGGACGGCCCCAGCAACAAGGATTGGCGCGGCGGCCGCGGCATCCTCGAGAACATCATCCCCAGCAGCACCGGCGCGGCCAAGGCCGTGGGCAAGGTCATCCCCGAGCTGAACAAGAAGCTCACGGGCATGGCCTTCCGCGTGCCCACCAGCGACGTCAGCGTGGTCGATCTCACCGTCGAGCTGAACAAGGAAACCACCTACGAAGCCATCTGCGCCGCCATGAAGGCCGCTTCGGAAGGCCCGATGAAGGGCATCCTTGGCTACACCGACCAGAAGGTGGTCTCCACCGACTTCCGCGGCGAGAGCTGCACCAGCGTCTTCGACGCCGAGGCCGGCATGGCCCTCGACGGCACCTTCGTGAAGGTGGTGTCGTGGTACGACAACGAGTGGGGCTATTCCAGCAAGGTGCTGGAAATGGTGCGCGTCATCTCCAAGTAG
- a CDS encoding glucokinase produces MIACADSPVLVADVGGTNLNLALLAPEGDRFRLLHKARFSTQEERTLLDPIRSFLEANTAVRPTQACFSGAGPVLDRRIHLTNAPWDIDGPALERDLHMPVHLVNDFIALSCGVVQLDLTDPSQVTPLPHGDGSLPVADPHGLALVVGAGTGLGVGFIIRTPQGPRAFPSEGGHIGLPVFDEDSLALWKHLQKGLPGPPGAEMAVSGMGLALLFRFLLDSHRAPWTPAASAILALPNTDQPAAISAQAATDAACARAMALFVDLYARVCADLCAVFMPTGGLFLAGGIASKNTSHFLGGRFMARFERNYRAHLDLLTRSTPVFLVHDYDLSLYGAAYAPDCAPNGVP; encoded by the coding sequence GTGATTGCCTGCGCCGATTCCCCCGTCCTGGTCGCCGATGTGGGCGGCACCAACCTCAACCTGGCCCTGCTGGCGCCCGAGGGTGACCGCTTTCGCCTTCTCCACAAGGCCCGCTTCAGCACCCAGGAGGAGCGCACCCTGCTCGACCCCATCCGCTCCTTCCTGGAGGCAAACACGGCGGTGCGCCCCACCCAGGCCTGCTTTTCAGGAGCAGGTCCCGTGCTTGACCGGCGCATCCACCTCACCAATGCCCCCTGGGACATCGATGGCCCCGCGTTGGAGCGCGACCTCCACATGCCCGTTCATCTGGTCAATGATTTCATCGCCCTGTCCTGCGGTGTCGTTCAGTTGGACCTGACCGATCCCTCCCAGGTCACCCCGCTGCCCCACGGCGATGGCAGCCTGCCCGTGGCAGATCCGCATGGCCTGGCCTTGGTGGTGGGCGCGGGCACCGGGCTGGGCGTGGGCTTCATCATCCGCACGCCCCAGGGGCCCCGTGCCTTTCCCAGCGAGGGCGGACACATCGGCCTGCCCGTTTTCGACGAGGATTCCCTGGCCCTATGGAAGCACCTGCAGAAGGGCCTGCCCGGGCCCCCGGGGGCCGAAATGGCTGTTTCGGGCATGGGCCTGGCGCTCCTCTTCCGCTTCCTTCTGGATTCCCATCGCGCGCCCTGGACACCAGCCGCCAGCGCCATCCTGGCCCTTCCCAATACTGATCAGCCCGCGGCCATTTCCGCGCAGGCTGCCACGGACGCCGCCTGCGCAAGGGCCATGGCCCTCTTCGTGGACCTCTACGCCCGCGTGTGTGCCGATCTCTGCGCCGTTTTCATGCCCACGGGCGGGTTGTTTCTCGCGGGCGGCATCGCCTCGAAGAACACATCACATTTCCTCGGTGGCCGCTTCATGGCCCGCTTCGAGCGCAACTACCGCGCCCATCTGGACCTGCTCACCCGCTCCACGCCGGTGTTCCTGGTGCACGACTACGACCTGAGCCTCTATGGCGCGGCTTACGCTCCAGATTGCGCCCCGAACGGTGTGCCCTGA
- a CDS encoding transcription antitermination factor NusB: MPTPARIHVAHALHEVFGEGGRVPDIWDRELGEDAHLAQALLGLCLRRWGRLQAWVKPKLKDPDRGVPLGTRVTLAMGLAQLAWLPGVSDHAAVNEAVELAGNRDLGFVPHKGLVNAILRKAAKDRTALAAELEALPAALDRSSAAERALRAALAPHGAGKHVEGDLEALWARLQRPPRPDFRLLKGEVPEGLVPLPEVPGCLCLEDGAPFPRPWLESAAGMVQDRSSQALLAYQWERPVTRILDACAAPGGKATTLALRHPEADLVALEVHPRRAARLRQTLEQRGLRARVIHADAAEWLERAESDFDLILLDAPCSGSGTLQKHPEWPWLQHEDLPRLTGLQRRLLTAAAERLAPGGLLIYAVCSWLPEECEAHREWLAEARPDLQPAPVWPGRLGTPGEGSEGHSPVFRPNPLHWEGEGFQGFAVTRA; encoded by the coding sequence ATGCCCACGCCTGCCCGCATCCATGTCGCCCATGCCCTGCATGAAGTCTTTGGGGAAGGCGGCCGCGTGCCCGACATCTGGGATCGTGAGCTGGGAGAGGATGCCCATCTGGCTCAGGCTCTGCTCGGCCTGTGTTTGCGCCGCTGGGGCCGCCTGCAGGCCTGGGTGAAACCCAAGCTGAAAGATCCTGATCGCGGCGTGCCCCTGGGTACCCGAGTGACCCTGGCCATGGGCCTGGCCCAGTTGGCCTGGCTGCCCGGTGTCAGTGATCACGCCGCTGTAAACGAGGCCGTGGAGCTGGCGGGAAATCGCGATCTGGGCTTCGTTCCCCACAAGGGCTTGGTGAACGCCATCCTCCGCAAGGCCGCCAAGGATCGCACGGCCCTCGCCGCGGAACTGGAAGCCCTGCCCGCGGCCCTGGATCGCAGTTCCGCCGCCGAGCGTGCCCTGAGGGCGGCCCTGGCACCCCATGGCGCCGGGAAGCATGTCGAGGGTGATCTGGAAGCGCTCTGGGCCCGGCTGCAACGGCCGCCACGGCCGGACTTCCGATTGCTGAAGGGCGAAGTCCCCGAAGGACTGGTGCCCTTGCCTGAGGTGCCTGGGTGTCTCTGCCTGGAGGACGGCGCCCCCTTCCCCCGGCCCTGGCTGGAATCCGCCGCCGGCATGGTGCAGGATCGCAGCTCCCAGGCCCTGCTGGCCTACCAATGGGAGCGGCCCGTCACGCGCATTCTCGATGCCTGCGCCGCTCCCGGCGGCAAGGCCACCACCCTGGCGCTGCGGCATCCTGAAGCGGATCTGGTCGCCCTGGAGGTGCATCCCCGGCGCGCGGCACGCCTGCGCCAGACCCTTGAGCAGCGCGGCCTCCGGGCCCGGGTGATCCACGCCGACGCCGCCGAATGGCTGGAGCGCGCCGAGAGCGACTTTGACTTGATCTTGCTGGATGCGCCCTGCAGCGGCAGCGGCACCCTGCAGAAGCATCCCGAATGGCCTTGGCTACAGCACGAAGACCTGCCTCGCCTGACCGGCCTGCAGCGCCGTCTCCTCACGGCCGCGGCTGAACGGCTGGCGCCCGGTGGGCTGCTGATCTATGCCGTGTGCTCCTGGCTGCCCGAAGAGTGCGAGGCCCACCGAGAGTGGCTGGCCGAGGCCAGACCCGACCTGCAGCCCGCCCCGGTGTGGCCTGGGCGCCTGGGCACGCCCGGGGAAGGGAGCGAGGGCCATTCCCCCGTCTTCCGGCCGAACCCCCTGCACTGGGAGGGCGAGGGCTTCCAAGGCTTCGCGGTTACGCGCGCCTAG
- a CDS encoding epoxide hydrolase family protein yields MPIRPFAVHVADEVLSDLRARILRTRWPDRAPGVAWEQGTDLDFLKRLLGYWADGFDWRLQERRLNTFRHFRAELEGVQIHFVHERAREGNGIPLILTHGWPSSFLELLPLVPLLTNPKAHGIDGPAFDLVIPSLPGYGFSERPARVTYQTVAHLWHQLMQGLGYERYGAGGGDFGAGVTTFMALKNAAPLIGIHLTTMELWPPTGEATRPWTETESAYVAEVRRWEEAERGYSAIQSTKPQTLGYALNDSPAGLAAWILEKWRAWSDSGGDLEGRVSRDFLLTMLTLYWATETITPSMRDYFDNRWHGVDLRPGERVRVPTGFANFDHNFVSEGSPPREWVERLYDVRRWSAMPSGGHFGSAEEPERLARDIATFFAGI; encoded by the coding sequence ATGCCGATCAGACCTTTTGCAGTCCACGTGGCGGATGAGGTTCTGTCTGATCTCAGGGCGCGCATCCTTCGTACGCGCTGGCCTGATCGGGCCCCGGGAGTAGCCTGGGAACAGGGGACGGACCTCGATTTCCTGAAGCGTCTGCTTGGCTACTGGGCCGATGGTTTCGACTGGCGCTTGCAGGAGCGCCGGTTGAACACCTTCAGGCACTTTCGCGCGGAGCTTGAAGGCGTTCAAATTCACTTCGTGCATGAGCGCGCGCGGGAGGGGAACGGCATTCCCTTGATCCTGACCCATGGTTGGCCCAGTTCGTTTCTGGAGCTGCTTCCGCTGGTGCCTCTCTTGACCAACCCGAAGGCCCACGGAATCGACGGCCCCGCCTTCGACCTCGTCATTCCCTCGCTGCCTGGGTACGGTTTCTCGGAGCGGCCCGCCCGCGTCACCTACCAGACCGTGGCTCACCTGTGGCACCAGCTCATGCAGGGCCTGGGGTATGAACGGTATGGCGCGGGAGGAGGCGATTTTGGCGCGGGTGTGACCACCTTCATGGCCCTCAAGAATGCGGCGCCCTTGATTGGCATCCACCTGACCACCATGGAGCTCTGGCCGCCCACGGGTGAAGCGACCCGGCCATGGACCGAAACCGAAAGCGCCTATGTGGCTGAGGTGCGCCGATGGGAGGAGGCCGAGCGGGGCTACTCCGCCATCCAGTCCACGAAACCCCAAACATTGGGCTACGCCCTGAACGATTCACCCGCCGGACTCGCGGCCTGGATTCTCGAAAAATGGCGGGCCTGGAGTGACTCGGGCGGAGATCTCGAAGGGCGTGTTTCCCGGGATTTCCTCCTCACGATGCTCACGCTTTACTGGGCCACGGAGACCATCACCCCCTCCATGCGTGATTATTTCGACAACCGCTGGCATGGGGTGGATCTCCGGCCCGGGGAACGGGTGCGGGTGCCCACGGGATTCGCCAACTTTGACCACAACTTCGTATCAGAGGGCAGCCCGCCCCGGGAATGGGTCGAGCGGCTTTACGACGTGCGCCGGTGGTCCGCCATGCCGAGCGGTGGGCACTTTGGCTCCGCCGAGGAGCCCGAGCGGCTTGCGCGAGATATCGCAACCTTCTTTGCGGGGATCTGA
- a CDS encoding CsgG/HfaB family protein: protein MRTLLPASLALLALPVQAQFWSELANPKVEVTLVHPPGLGLKVERLAFAPSRDINSRELADALTADLVQSRQVEVVDRAHLDAVLKEQELGASGYVEPATIAKLGKLLGPSVLVIVNVNRSDLSRNQSTKEERSTDYKTKQEVIRHKRTSITSLDFSATVQVVDLSTGKVFGAQRLEDTPSLSNTSYEGFPAYPRDSDVRRLAFETAKIKVLRMLLSWSEVRKLTFFDDETFGMDKAHQRLKSGDVRGAMDLALDGLDQSKRDKGQKPKYYPRAQYNVGIIHFILGRYEEALPYLRAALDMQPDASIFQTALRECREAIDLQEALRRAESRSATAPPPESKPQPRPEAAPAKTGPEERLQKLQELYKKGLLDKKDYEAKKAEILKEL from the coding sequence ATGCGCACGTTGCTGCCCGCCTCCCTGGCCCTGCTCGCCCTGCCGGTCCAAGCCCAGTTCTGGAGCGAATTGGCCAATCCCAAGGTCGAAGTCACCCTCGTGCATCCGCCGGGCCTGGGCCTCAAGGTGGAGCGGCTGGCCTTCGCGCCCTCCAGGGACATCAACTCCCGCGAGCTGGCCGATGCCCTCACCGCCGACCTGGTGCAGAGCCGCCAGGTGGAGGTGGTGGACCGGGCCCACCTCGATGCGGTGCTCAAGGAGCAGGAACTGGGCGCCAGCGGCTACGTGGAGCCCGCCACCATCGCCAAACTCGGCAAGCTCCTGGGCCCCAGTGTGCTGGTGATCGTGAACGTGAACCGCTCAGATCTGAGCCGGAATCAGTCCACCAAGGAAGAGCGCAGCACCGACTACAAGACGAAGCAGGAGGTGATCCGCCACAAGCGCACCAGCATCACCAGCCTCGATTTCAGCGCCACCGTGCAGGTGGTGGATCTCAGCACGGGCAAGGTGTTCGGTGCCCAGCGCCTGGAGGATACGCCCAGCCTCAGCAACACCTCGTACGAGGGGTTTCCCGCCTACCCGCGGGATTCCGATGTGCGCCGCCTGGCCTTCGAGACCGCCAAGATAAAGGTGCTGCGCATGCTGCTCTCCTGGAGTGAGGTGCGCAAGCTCACCTTCTTCGACGACGAAACCTTCGGCATGGATAAGGCCCATCAGCGCCTCAAATCCGGAGACGTGCGCGGGGCCATGGACTTGGCCCTGGATGGCCTCGATCAGTCCAAGCGGGACAAGGGCCAGAAGCCCAAGTACTACCCCCGCGCCCAGTACAACGTCGGCATCATCCACTTCATCCTGGGGCGCTACGAGGAGGCCCTGCCCTACCTGCGCGCGGCCCTGGACATGCAGCCCGACGCCAGCATCTTCCAGACGGCCCTGCGCGAGTGCCGAGAGGCCATCGACCTGCAGGAGGCGCTGCGGCGCGCTGAAAGCCGCAGCGCCACAGCTCCACCACCGGAGTCGAAGCCCCAGCCCAGACCCGAAGCCGCCCCTGCCAAGACGGGGCCTGAGGAGCGCCTCCAGAAGCTGCAGGAGCTCTACAAGAAGGGCCTGCTGGACAAGAAGGATTACGAAGCCAAGAAGGCGGAGATCCTCAAAGAGCTGTAG
- a CDS encoding OsmC family protein gives MAHSYPLTLTWTGNTLDGTYNRNATVSNPGKHPLSVSSAPEYMGDPTRWNPEDLLGSALSTCHMLTFLALCAKAKVEVVGYEDHAEAILDTVEKVTRVTQIHLRPVIRVTRGTSMAKVVELFEKAHKYCFVANSITCEAVMNPRVVEV, from the coding sequence ATGGCCCACAGCTACCCCCTCACCCTGACCTGGACCGGCAATACCCTGGATGGCACTTACAACCGCAACGCCACGGTCAGCAACCCTGGCAAGCACCCCCTCTCCGTGAGCAGCGCGCCGGAGTACATGGGCGATCCCACCCGCTGGAACCCCGAAGATCTCCTGGGCTCGGCCCTCTCCACCTGCCACATGCTCACTTTCCTGGCCCTCTGCGCCAAGGCCAAGGTGGAGGTGGTGGGCTACGAGGACCACGCCGAGGCCATTCTCGACACCGTGGAGAAAGTCACCCGCGTCACCCAGATCCACCTCCGGCCGGTCATCCGCGTCACCCGCGGCACCAGCATGGCCAAGGTGGTTGAGCTGTTCGAGAAGGCCCACAAGTACTGCTTCGTGGCCAACTCCATCACCTGCGAAGCGGTCATGAACCCCCGGGTGGTCGAGGTCTAG
- the nrdR gene encoding transcriptional regulator NrdR — protein sequence MRCPFCGHLEDKVVDSRESREGDSIRRRRECLSCARRFTSYERVEEVPLVILKKDGRREPFDRQKLMKGLLLACQKRPVSLARIEELVGDLQARLMERPDREIRSRDLGELIMDELKGLDQVAYVRFASVYRDFKDLPDFVKAFEGLVHKEAATGRLATAPAPAPAPEPIKPVPQALFPGEAEAPVLRTRKK from the coding sequence ATGCGCTGTCCCTTCTGCGGGCACCTCGAGGACAAGGTGGTGGACTCCCGCGAGTCCCGCGAGGGTGACTCCATCCGCCGCCGCCGCGAATGCCTGTCCTGCGCCCGCCGCTTCACCAGCTATGAGCGGGTGGAGGAAGTGCCCCTGGTCATCCTCAAGAAGGACGGCCGCCGCGAGCCCTTCGACCGCCAGAAGCTCATGAAGGGCCTGCTGCTGGCCTGCCAGAAACGGCCCGTCTCCCTGGCCCGCATCGAAGAGTTGGTGGGCGATCTGCAGGCCCGCCTCATGGAGCGGCCCGACCGCGAGATCCGCAGCCGCGATCTGGGCGAACTGATCATGGATGAACTCAAGGGCCTCGACCAGGTGGCCTACGTGCGTTTCGCCAGCGTGTACCGCGATTTCAAGGATCTGCCCGATTTCGTGAAGGCCTTCGAAGGACTGGTGCACAAGGAGGCGGCCACAGGGCGCCTCGCGACTGCGCCCGCTCCCGCGCCCGCCCCTGAACCCATCAAACCCGTGCCTCAGGCCCTCTTTCCCGGCGAAGCCGAGGCTCCGGTCCTGAGAACCCGCAAGAAGTAG
- the lon gene encoding endopeptidase La, with amino-acid sequence MADDVLLPPQPDEMPKLPEELPVLPLRDVVVYPYVILPLSISREKSIRAVDTALVENRMILLLSQKQTEMDNPRPEDLYQVGTAALIMRVLKLPDGRIRALVQGLQRVRVEYFTETENLFKARVEPLAEPELKSPDLESDALLRSVKQTLEKAVALGKTLPQEVLVIAGNLDNPGRLADLVASNLDLKLQQTQEVLEIAHPGLRLKRVNELLQREIQLLEVQQKITMEARGEMDKSQREYYLRQQLKAIQQELGEGSELGEEVAAFRDKLSKMKVPDEPLVEIERNLKKLERMHPDSSETAVTRTYLEWMTELPWGSTTEDNLDLKQAKTVLDEDHFGLAKIKDRILEFLAVRKLKPDLRGTILCFVGPPGVGKTSLGKSIARALGRKYSRISLGGVHDESEIRGHRRTYVGAMPGRIVQALHQVKSMNPVIMLDEVDKIGRDMRGDPSAALLEVLDPEQNHTFRDHYLNVPLDLSQVLFLANANELDPIHPAFKDRMEIIHLSSYTLEEKLGIAEQHLVPKQLEKHGITKKQLAISRKALKAIITGYTREAGLRQLEREIGAVCRKVARRVAENSLKKKLNLDDASLHELLGPVKLLQDERLKAPRVGVVTGLAWTSVGGDVLFVEALKMPGKGQLILTGQLGDVMKESAQAALSYIRSRGEAFQIDPEVFQKQDLHIHFPEGAIPKDGPSAGLAIATVLLSVLKDIPVRNTFAMTGEIDLRGEALAIGGLKEKSLAALRLGIKEILIPFANQKDLEEIDPELRKQLRFHPVKHVEEVFEHALLGWTRPEAAKGPIKGRTKR; translated from the coding sequence GTGGCCGATGATGTTCTCCTGCCCCCCCAGCCCGACGAAATGCCGAAGCTGCCTGAAGAGCTTCCGGTGCTGCCGCTGCGCGATGTGGTGGTGTACCCCTATGTGATCCTCCCGCTCAGCATCAGCCGGGAGAAGTCCATCCGCGCCGTGGACACGGCCCTGGTGGAGAACCGCATGATCCTGCTGCTTTCCCAGAAGCAGACGGAGATGGACAACCCGCGACCCGAAGACCTCTACCAGGTGGGCACCGCGGCCCTCATCATGCGCGTACTGAAGCTGCCGGATGGCCGCATCCGTGCGCTGGTCCAAGGCCTGCAGCGGGTCCGCGTGGAGTACTTCACCGAAACCGAGAACCTCTTCAAAGCCCGGGTCGAGCCCCTGGCCGAACCCGAGCTAAAGTCGCCCGACCTCGAATCCGACGCCCTCCTGCGCAGCGTGAAGCAGACCCTGGAAAAGGCCGTGGCTCTGGGCAAGACGTTGCCGCAGGAAGTGCTGGTCATCGCCGGCAACCTGGACAACCCTGGCCGCCTGGCGGACCTGGTGGCCTCCAACCTCGACCTCAAGCTGCAGCAGACGCAAGAGGTGCTGGAGATCGCCCACCCAGGTCTGCGGCTGAAGCGCGTGAACGAGCTGCTGCAGCGGGAGATCCAGCTGCTGGAAGTGCAGCAGAAGATCACCATGGAAGCCCGCGGGGAGATGGACAAGAGCCAGCGGGAGTACTACCTCCGCCAGCAGCTCAAGGCCATCCAGCAGGAGTTGGGTGAGGGCTCGGAGCTGGGCGAAGAGGTGGCCGCTTTCCGCGACAAGCTCTCGAAGATGAAGGTGCCCGACGAGCCTCTGGTGGAGATCGAGCGCAACCTCAAGAAGCTGGAGCGCATGCACCCGGATTCCAGCGAAACGGCCGTGACGCGCACGTACCTGGAGTGGATGACCGAGCTGCCCTGGGGCAGCACCACCGAGGACAATCTCGATCTGAAGCAGGCCAAGACCGTGCTGGACGAGGATCACTTCGGCCTGGCCAAGATCAAGGACCGCATCCTGGAATTCCTGGCCGTTCGCAAGCTCAAGCCCGATCTCCGCGGCACCATCCTCTGCTTCGTGGGGCCTCCGGGTGTGGGCAAGACATCGCTCGGAAAATCCATCGCCCGGGCCCTGGGCCGCAAGTACTCGCGGATTTCTCTCGGCGGTGTGCACGATGAGAGCGAGATCCGAGGCCACCGTCGCACCTACGTCGGCGCCATGCCTGGCCGCATCGTGCAGGCCCTGCACCAGGTGAAGAGCATGAACCCCGTGATCATGCTCGACGAGGTGGACAAGATCGGCCGCGACATGCGCGGCGATCCCAGCGCGGCCTTGCTGGAGGTGCTCGATCCCGAGCAGAACCACACCTTCCGCGACCACTACCTGAACGTGCCCCTGGACCTCAGCCAGGTGCTCTTCCTGGCCAACGCCAACGAGCTGGACCCCATCCACCCGGCCTTCAAGGACCGCATGGAGATCATCCACCTCAGCAGCTACACGCTGGAAGAGAAGCTGGGCATCGCTGAGCAGCACCTGGTGCCCAAGCAGCTGGAGAAGCACGGCATCACCAAGAAGCAGTTGGCCATCTCGCGCAAGGCCCTGAAAGCCATCATCACGGGCTACACGCGAGAGGCAGGGCTGCGCCAGCTGGAGCGCGAAATCGGGGCCGTCTGCCGCAAGGTGGCCCGCCGGGTGGCGGAGAACAGCCTCAAGAAGAAGCTCAATCTGGATGACGCCAGTCTCCATGAGCTGCTGGGCCCCGTGAAGCTGCTGCAGGACGAACGCCTGAAAGCCCCCCGTGTGGGCGTGGTGACGGGTCTGGCCTGGACTTCCGTGGGCGGCGACGTGTTGTTCGTCGAAGCCCTGAAGATGCCCGGCAAGGGCCAGCTGATCCTCACGGGCCAGCTGGGCGATGTCATGAAAGAGAGCGCTCAGGCGGCCCTCAGCTACATCCGCAGCCGCGGCGAGGCGTTCCAGATCGATCCCGAGGTCTTCCAGAAGCAGGACCTCCACATCCACTTCCCCGAAGGCGCCATCCCCAAGGATGGCCCCAGTGCTGGGCTGGCCATCGCCACGGTGCTGCTCTCGGTGCTCAAGGACATCCCCGTGCGGAACACCTTCGCCATGACCGGTGAAATCGACCTGCGCGGTGAGGCCCTGGCCATCGGCGGCCTCAAGGAGAAGTCCCTGGCGGCCCTGCGCCTGGGCATCAAGGAAATCCTCATTCCCTTCGCCAACCAGAAGGATCTCGAGGAGATCGACCCCGAGCTCCGCAAACAGTTGCGCTTCCATCCTGTGAAGCACGTAGAGGAGGTCTTCGAGCACGCGCTGTTGGGCTGGACCCGCCCGGAAGCAGCCAAGGGACCCATCAAAGGTCGAACCAAGCGTTGA
- the ftsY gene encoding signal recognition particle-docking protein FtsY: protein MSVGLLDGLFNQFKKGLKRTQELVLAPMGRLLGLRRLDEAQLEELEDLLLQADLGVKAVDQLMARLRTELKGGSDIDPKAVLKDELLKLLRQRPANPFTASGTQVVLLVGVNGVGKTTTLGKLAAHLKAKGDAVLVVAGDTFRAAAIDQLERWGERAGVPVIRNQMGGDPAAIAFDGATSAKAKGTPWVLIDTAGRLHTKDHLMKELDKIHRSLQKVIPGAPHRVLLVLDATTGQNGLVQAEAFAQAAGVTDLVLTKLDGSAKGGVVVSILERLRLPIAFVGVGEGVDDLIPFDPEAFVDGLLDA from the coding sequence GTGTCCGTGGGTTTGCTCGACGGCCTGTTCAACCAATTCAAGAAGGGCCTGAAACGCACGCAGGAGCTGGTGCTGGCGCCCATGGGACGCCTGCTCGGGCTGAGGCGGCTGGATGAGGCTCAACTGGAGGAGTTGGAGGATCTGCTGCTCCAGGCCGACCTGGGCGTGAAGGCCGTGGATCAGCTGATGGCGAGGCTCCGCACCGAACTGAAGGGTGGTTCCGACATCGACCCCAAGGCCGTTCTGAAGGACGAATTGCTGAAGCTGCTGCGTCAGCGCCCCGCCAACCCCTTCACAGCCTCTGGCACCCAGGTGGTGCTGCTGGTGGGGGTCAACGGCGTGGGCAAGACCACCACCCTGGGCAAGCTGGCTGCCCACCTCAAAGCCAAGGGGGACGCGGTTCTCGTGGTGGCGGGCGATACCTTCCGCGCCGCCGCGATCGATCAACTCGAACGTTGGGGCGAACGGGCCGGTGTGCCTGTCATCCGCAACCAGATGGGCGGTGATCCGGCAGCCATCGCCTTTGATGGCGCCACCAGCGCCAAGGCCAAGGGCACCCCCTGGGTGCTCATCGACACCGCCGGGCGCCTGCACACCAAGGACCACCTCATGAAGGAACTGGACAAGATTCACCGCAGCCTTCAGAAGGTTATTCCGGGCGCCCCCCATCGGGTGCTGCTGGTACTGGACGCCACCACGGGCCAGAACGGGCTGGTGCAAGCCGAGGCCTTCGCCCAAGCCGCGGGCGTCACGGATCTGGTGCTCACCAAGCTGGATGGCAGCGCCAAGGGCGGAGTGGTGGTGTCGATCCTCGAACGCCTGCGTCTCCCCATCGCCTTCGTGGGCGTGGGCGAGGGTGTGGACGATCTGATTCCCTTTGATCCGGAAGCCTTCGTGGACGGCCTCCTCGATGCCTGA